GCGAGGCCCGCATGTCGAAATACCTCACCGATGTGCTTACGGAATTCGCCGCCGAACAGGAGCCCGGCGCGTCCGCGAGGCAGTCCCAATCGGTGGAGGACTGCCTCGCCTACATCGCGGCGCATCTGTCCGAACCGCTTACCGTGGATGATCTCGCCTCGCGCGCCTTTCTGAGTAAGTACCACTTCATCAGAGTGTTCAAAAAGGAGACGGGGACGACTCCCCACGCGTATATCGTCGACGCTCGGATCCATGCGGCCAAATACCTGCTGGTCAATGGATCGGCCCAGCTCGGACGCATATGCGAGCAGTGCGGTTTCTCGTCCACTTCGGTGTTCTGCGCCGTCTTCAAACGAAAGGTGGGCGTCTCCCCGCTCGAATATCGGGCCAATAACCAAGGCCGCCGTCCATAGGGCGTCCGGCGCTTCGAGGTGAGGCGGCGGACGCCCTACGGACGGCGGGATTCCGACGTTATTCGACGAACATGGCGACATCCCAGGCGCCAAGCGTCACGGTGGAAGTCCTCTCCCCGTCATCCCACCGCGCAAGCGGGTCGGGCAGGTCGAGACAGACGGGATTCCATGACCAGTTGAACAACCAGTGGATGCGCTCGCCGTCCTCGTTGACGGCGGAGGAATGCGTGACGGTCGGATGGTCGAACAGGGCGTGTGACCAAGGGGAGCCCGGCAGTGCGAAGTCGTAGATCGAGGCCGCCAGAGCCGTGTTCGGCACCGTCGCCACCATCGTCACGCGTCCCGATGCGAGCGCGTTGCTGGTGATCACCGGATATTGGGCGAAATGCGGGTTGTCGGCCGGATCGATGCCGGCCAGGGCGTGACGGTCCGTCGGTTCGCCGCTTTGGACAAGGCTGTCGAGCCATATGGTGGCCTGCGAGCCTTCGCGCAGACGGAACCCGGCGTCATCGTCCGTGCGTGCGTGCAGTGTGATGGGAGCGTCGAGATTCCATGATTCCTGATACCCCGCGCCCGCCAGATCCTCGAGCCGGCTTGGCTTGGATTGCGTCCGGGCGCGCGCGAGCCCATCGGCGTAGCCGGTGCGTGGTCCGATGATGAGATGCCCTCCGGCCACCACGTAGGATCGCAGCCATTCCAGCATCGCGTCCGTGGCGACATACAGACCGGCGGCCACCAACACCGGATGCGCGGCGGCGAAGTCGCACGGCGCTGTGCGGAACGCGGACGCCATGTCCAAGGCGGCATCGCTTCCGGCGGTCAATCCGAAGCGCGCCGCGTCGGCGTCCATATCGACCAGCTGCGTGTCCTGCACGATGCGGACCTGACGGCCCGAGCGTACGGCACCGTCGTAGAACGCGCGGAACAGCTCATCATAGGCCGCGGGATTGTAGGGGATCTCTCCTGCGCAGGTGTGGGGCTGCTGGGTCAGCGCCCAGCGCGAACGCACCGAATAGACCATGGCGATATCCGCGTCGGGCTCGAGTCCCGTGACCCGCGCCCCCGCCCGCGCAAGCTCGCGTCCCAGCACGGAGACCTCCTGGTAGACGCGTCCCGGCGTCATGTCGTGGGGCAGGATGCCTCCCCAGAAGGTCTCGGTGCCGAAATGGATTTGCTGCCAAGGCCAGTACGAGATCATCCTCGCGCCGCGGGCGACGAACTGCCATCCGACCTGCCGCCACTGCCCGTGATATCCGGGGTAATGGCGGGCGGGACCGTCGATGGGGCCGCCGTTGGTCTCCGCGACCATGAACGGCGCCTGTTTGAACGAGAACATGCGGTCGCCGAGCAGCGACGGCGCGACGGCGCCCGACGTGATCCACGAGGAATCGATCGTCGTGTTCCCGGGAAGCCGCAGACCGTCGCCCATATGGATGTACGGATCGGCCGAGGCGACGTCCAGCAGGTCGGGAACCCTGCCCTCGTCCAAGGCGTAGCGTCCTATGGCGATGTTCACCGTGACGAACTGGTCGGGCCTGCGGAGCCCGTCGATGGCGGCGCGTTCCCATGCCAGGGATTCCTCGGCCAGCGACGCCTGGTAGATATGCCATTCGATATCGTACTGCGGCTGCGCGTTGCCCTCGGGTCGCCACAGGTCGTCCCACGTGCTCAACTCGTGCGACCAATACGCGGTGCCCCATTGGCGGTTGAGCTCCTCGACCGTGCCGTAACGGTGCCGCAGCCAGTCCTTGAATCCCTCGAAGGCGTCGTTGGTGCGGTTCTGCGCGATACCAGGCTCGTTATGCAGCTGCCAGCCGATCACCGCGCCGTGGTCGCGATACCGGGTGACGATGGCGCGGATGATACGCTCCGCGTACCAGCGGAACGCGGGATGGCTCATGCTGGCCTCCTCGCGGCCTCCGAACGCCGTGGCATGGTCGTGCATGTCGCGCAGGCCGATCTCCGGGTATTTGCGCGCCAGCCACAGGGGAACCGCATAGGTGGGCACTCCGATGATGGCACAGATGCCGTGTCTCGCCGCGGCATCGAGCACCGGTTCGAGCCAGTCGAGATCGAAGCGGCCGTCCTCGGGCTCCCAGTGGGACCAGACGCTTTCGCCCACGCGGATCACGTTCATGCCGGCTTGTTCCATAAGGGACATATCCGATTCGAGCCGATCGGTGTCGTCGTCGATATACCGCGGGCGGTATTCCGCGTAGTAAGATGCGCCGAACAGCACCGATCGGTCGCGGTTCGGATCGGAGGGCTGTCGGTTTGTGCGTTGCGTCGGGGACATGGGCGCTCCTCGTTGGGACTTGGGCGCGAAGGCGGGTGGGCCGTCGGTGCGGCCTGCGCTCCTGGGCGCCGAATGGTGATATTGTGAAGCCAAGCATATGGAGTGAAACGGCGTCGTTCTCTGGTATTTGAATCCAATACTCTAGAAAAAGAACGATGCTATGCCGAACGGTGTTCTGGAATGCGAGGTGGGCGATGAAGCCGGCGGAGAAGCTTGTGGCGGCGGATCGGTCCGATTTCATGACGAACACGCCCAGCGCCGTGGCCCGCCGGACGTTCGCGCATGTGGTATGGATCGGCGACTACGTGTATCAGGCGGGGTATCGGCAATCCCGCAGTTCGTTCGAGAGCTATCTGATCATGGTGGTGCTGCACGGCGGCCTTGATGTGTGGTGCGACGACGGCACCGCGGACGGCTGTCACGCGAGGGCCGGCGCGGGCCAGTTCGTGGTCCTGGACTGTCGCCCGCCGCATTCCTACGGCACCGACGAGGAGACGGAGCTGCTCTGGGTGCACTGCGATGGGCCGATGGTCAAAGGCTATGTCGATCTCATCGTCGGCGCGGGCCATCCGCGTATGACGCCGGTCGTCGAGCTGCGCGACCCCACCTATGCGATAGCGAGACTGCGGGCTCTGGTGGATTCGTTCATATCGGGGCCCCGTCTTTCCGAGGCCCGCGTCGGCAGGCTTCTTGTGGATGTTCTCACCGAATGCGCGGACGCGCGGTTGAGCGAGATTCGCGACGATTCCTCGCGTGCGGTCGCCGCCGCGCAGGACGCGGTCGATTACATCGCCTCCCATCTCGACGCCGACCTGAGGGTCGAGGATTTGGCGGAACGGGCGTTCATGAGTAAAAGCCAATTCACCGCGGCGTTCCGAAAGGTCACCGGACTCTCTCCCCATGCCTATGTGTTGGAGGCTCGCATGCGGACGGCCAGCTACCTGCTGACGCGCACCGACCGTCCGATCGGGCATATCATGCGCGCGTGCGGATACGCGGACGCGTCGGTGTTCGGCGCCGCGTTCAGGAAACGAATGGGGCAGAGCCCTCGGGAATACCGTAAGGCAACGCGTCAAAATCTATAGTTTTGGCAAGACTATCTCGATTTTCCTCCTGAAAACCGGCGGAGACTGGAACCAATTCCCATCACGGAATATGGAAAACAGACCCGCAAAGGAGCGAATCATGAACGAGTCCGGAACCGTCATCTGCGAAACCGAACGGATGACCATCCCCACGTACATCCCACCGAAACCGGAGGATATGCCGATGTTCTCCGAGTTTCGCCAGCATCAGGGATCCACAGGCTACGCCTATCCGAACAAGGCGACCATCGGCGTCGAAAGGGATGCGAAAACCGATGTCGACTACGATGTCGTGCGTCTGGAGAACGACTACATCCGACTGCTGGTCATCCCAGCGCTGGGCGGCAAGATCCTCGAAGGCTACGACAAGACCACCGACTACCACTTCATCTACCGCCAGAGCGTGATCAAACCGGTTTCCGTGGGATCCTACGGCTCGTGGCTCGCGGGCGGCATGGAATTCAACTATCCCTTCCACCATCGTCCCTCCACGTTCATGCCCGTCGACTTCACCGTCGAACACGGCGAGGACGGCTCGGTGACCGTCTGGCAGTCCGAGTCGTCCCCGTCTCCCGGACAGTACCGCATGAAAGGCACGTGGGGCATCAGACTCACTCCGGACGCCAGCTATTTCGAGACCATCGCCAAACTCGACAACCGCACCCCGCTGCGCAAGCCGTTCATGTGGTGGGAGAACTGCGGCGTGCACGTCAACGACGGCTACCAGCTGTTCTTCCCGCAGGATGTGGGCTGGGTGCACCACCATTACGACCGCCACCACGCCACATTCCCCATCAACAAGGGTTGGTACGCGGTCGAGAACTTCCCCGAGGCCACCGACATCTCTCGTCACGGCAATGTGGTCAAAGGCAACTCCTTCTTCTCCGGTCCGTCCAAATACGACTTCTTCGGCGGCTACGACCACGAGCGCGACTGTGGCACGATGCACATCGCCGACCATCATGTCAGCCCGGGCAAGAAGAACTTCCGTTGGGCGCAGGAGGATCTCGGCAAGGCTTGGAACGCGAATCTGACCGACACCGACGGCGAGCACGCCGAGCTTATGGCCGGATGCTACAACGACGACCAGCCGGACTTCGACTATCTCGCGCCGTTCGAAATCCGCCGCTTCAACCAGTTCTGGTACCCGTTCCAAGGAGTCAAGGCGCCGGTGTTCGCCAATATCCATGCCGCGGTCGGTCTGGACAAGGACGCGGGCAAGGCGCGGGTGATGGGCACCAAAACGCTTGAGGGCGCGCGTTTCCAGGTGCTCGACGGTCGGAACGTGCTGGTGGACGAGACCGTATGCCTCAAGCCCTCCCAGGCGGTGGAATTCGACGCCGCCCTGCCGCAGGACGATCTGACCGTGCGTCTGACCGCATCCGACGGCACGGTGCTGGTCGACTACACCGAAGACAAAGTGCAGGTGCTCGACATTCCCGCCGACAATCCCGGAATCCCCACGCCGCACGATGCGAGCCTGAAAACGGCGCAGGACGTGTGGCTGGCCGGCGAGCACATCGACCAGTACCGCGATCCGGCATGGAAAGGACGCGAATACTACCGGG
Above is a window of Bifidobacterium eulemuris DNA encoding:
- a CDS encoding AraC family transcriptional regulator; protein product: MKPAEKLVAADRSDFMTNTPSAVARRTFAHVVWIGDYVYQAGYRQSRSSFESYLIMVVLHGGLDVWCDDGTADGCHARAGAGQFVVLDCRPPHSYGTDEETELLWVHCDGPMVKGYVDLIVGAGHPRMTPVVELRDPTYAIARLRALVDSFISGPRLSEARVGRLLVDVLTECADARLSEIRDDSSRAVAAAQDAVDYIASHLDADLRVEDLAERAFMSKSQFTAAFRKVTGLSPHAYVLEARMRTASYLLTRTDRPIGHIMRACGYADASVFGAAFRKRMGQSPREYRKATRQNL
- a CDS encoding beta-galactosidase, with protein sequence MSPTQRTNRQPSDPNRDRSVLFGASYYAEYRPRYIDDDTDRLESDMSLMEQAGMNVIRVGESVWSHWEPEDGRFDLDWLEPVLDAAARHGICAIIGVPTYAVPLWLARKYPEIGLRDMHDHATAFGGREEASMSHPAFRWYAERIIRAIVTRYRDHGAVIGWQLHNEPGIAQNRTNDAFEGFKDWLRHRYGTVEELNRQWGTAYWSHELSTWDDLWRPEGNAQPQYDIEWHIYQASLAEESLAWERAAIDGLRRPDQFVTVNIAIGRYALDEGRVPDLLDVASADPYIHMGDGLRLPGNTTIDSSWITSGAVAPSLLGDRMFSFKQAPFMVAETNGGPIDGPARHYPGYHGQWRQVGWQFVARGARMISYWPWQQIHFGTETFWGGILPHDMTPGRVYQEVSVLGRELARAGARVTGLEPDADIAMVYSVRSRWALTQQPHTCAGEIPYNPAAYDELFRAFYDGAVRSGRQVRIVQDTQLVDMDADAARFGLTAGSDAALDMASAFRTAPCDFAAAHPVLVAAGLYVATDAMLEWLRSYVVAGGHLIIGPRTGYADGLARARTQSKPSRLEDLAGAGYQESWNLDAPITLHARTDDDAGFRLREGSQATIWLDSLVQSGEPTDRHALAGIDPADNPHFAQYPVITSNALASGRVTMVATVPNTALAASIYDFALPGSPWSHALFDHPTVTHSSAVNEDGERIHWLFNWSWNPVCLDLPDPLARWDDGERTSTVTLGAWDVAMFVE